TAGAGTTGAAGAAAGGTCGCGATCTCGACTGGTACGAGCAACTGGCTAAACGCGGTGAGCGCTACGTCGAACCGGTACCGGTTGCCAGCACCGATCCCTCGTACATCCTGTACACGTCGGGTACCACTGGCAAGCCCAAGGGAGTTGTCCGCGATACCGGTGGCTATATGGTTGCCCTCTACGCCAGCATGAGCACCATCTACAATTGCGGCGATGGCGATGTCTTCTGGAGCACCAGCGATATTGGCTGGGTGGTCGGACATTCGTACATCGTGTACGCACCACTGCTCAAAGGTGTACCAACAGTCGTCTATGAAGGCCGGCCCGATCACCCTGATCCCGGCGTCTGGTGGCGGGTGATTGAAAAATACGGTGTGACCCACGTCTTCACAGCACCAACTGCGCTACGGGCACTGCGCAAATTCCCCGAACACTGGATGCGTGACGCCGATATTAGTTCACTGAAGCTATTGTATGCCGCCGGTGAACCACTCGATGCCCCAACCTACGAATGGGCAAGCGCAGCGCTCGGAGTCCCGGTGATTGACCACTACTGGCAAACAGAGAGTGGCTGGCCGATGGTGACCAATCCGGTCGGCGTCGAGTTGTTACCGATCAAACCCGGTTCTCCAACCAAACCGGCCTTCGGTCATCGCCTCGAAGTGGTCGATGCCGACGGCAACCCGGTACCACCCGGTGAAAAGGGCTTTCTGGTTGAACATGGGCCACTCCCGCCGGGAACACTGCTTACCCTCTGGAACGACGATGAGCGCTTCGTGAAGGGGTATTGGGGCCACTTCAAGGATAAGCTCCTCTACATGACCGGCGACTATGCGATTAAGGATGCTGATGGCTACCTGTTTATGCTCGGACGCGCCGATGAAGTGTTGAATGTGAGCGGTCACCGATTGGGCACGCGCGAGATTGAAGAGGTGGTTTCGGCGCATCCGGCAGTCGCTGAGGCGAGTGTGATTGGCGTGCGCGACGAACTGAAGGGCGAAGATGTGCTGGTTGTTGCCGTCCTTAAACAGCATATCACTCCTCAGATGCAAGACGACATCGCCAACGAAATTCGCCAACTGGTGCGCGAACGGATCGGCCCGATTGCAACTCCGAAAGCGGTACACTTTGTGAGTATGTTACCCAAGACCCGTTCGGGCAAGATTATGCGACGAGTCATCCGTGCCGTGTATCAGGGTGACAACCTCGGCGATCTGAGTACCATTGAAGACGACGCCACCGTCGATATGGTGCGCGAAGCGATTGAGTTGCTGCGCGGCGATCTCTCATAACAATTGACTGGAGCGCTCTATGGCAGGCATCCGTAGAGCGCTCTACGATAACGATTTGGCAAAACTTTACCGTATCTTTAATCTCTGATCACATTTATTCGCTATTGTGAAAATATCCACAGTGCAATGGTTTGACACAGATACGCGGCGCAGCCTATAATCGAAGCATCCGCAATGTAAGCACCCCGCCGCATGGATTCGTAACAAGGAGGTTCGACACATGACCGAGACTCGCGATGTGGCGCTGCCTGACACCAGTGAATTGTATTACCCCGATCCGGCGCTGGTTGAGCAATCCAATGTGATGGCGTATGCCCGTAGCAAAGGCTTCAATTCCTACGATGAGCTGTATCAGTGGACGATCAGCCATCGTGAGGAGTTTTGGGCCGATATGGCCAGCCAGCTCGAATGGTTCAAGCCATGGGACAAGGTGCTCGACGATAGCAACAAGCCTTTCTATCAGTGGTTTGTGGGCGGGAAGACAAACATCGTTTACAACGCGATTGATCGCCATCTCAAAACCTGGCGCAAGAATAAGCTTGCCCTGATTTGGGAAGGTGAAGATGGCAGTCAGCGCACCTATTCGTACTACCAGCTCAACTACGAAGTATCACGTATTGCGAATGTGCTCAAGAGCATGGGGGTAAAGAAAGGGGACATTGTTACCATTTATATGCCCCGCATCCCTGAGTTGATGTTCAGCATGCTGGCCTGTGCGAAAATCGGTGCTGCCCACAGCGTTGTATACGGTGGCTTCTCGGAAGCGGCCCTCGCCGACCGCCTGGCCGACGCGAAGAGCAAAGTGCTGATCACTGCTGACGGTGGCTACATGCGCGGCAAAGTGGTCGAGCTGAAGAAGATCGTCAACGAGGCGCTGTCGCGCACGCCGACTGTTCAAACCTGTCTGGTCTTCCGCCACACCAACCACGGTGCCCCGATGGAGCAGGGCCGTGACTTCTGGATGCACGATCTGCTCGGCCTGCCAATCGCGAACGGTCATTGCCCCACCGAAGAGATGGACGCGGAGGATATGCTCTTTATCCTCTACACGTCGGGGACGACCGGCAAGCCCAAGGGGGTTGTCCATACCCACGGTGGGTACATGGTCGGTACGTACACGACCCTGAAGTTTGTCTTTGATATTAAGGACGAAGACCGTTACTGGTGCGCCGCCGATCCAGGCTGGATCACCGGTCACTCGTTCATTGTGTATGCACCGCTGATCAATGGCGCGACATCGTTTATGTACGAGGGTGCTCCCAATTATCCCTATCCCGACCGCTGGTGGAGCATGGTTGCCAAACACGGGATTACGATCCTCTACACCGCTCCTACCGCCATTCGCGGTCTGATGCGGTTCGGCGACCTCTGGCCGTCACGCCACGATCTGAGTACCTTGCGCCTGCTCGGTTCGGTCGGTGAACCGATTAACCCCGAAGCGTGGAAGTGGTTCTACGAGAAGATCGGTCATGGCCGCTGCCCGATTATGGATACCTGGTGGCAGACTGAAACCGGTCACTTTATGATTACGCCGACACCCGCCGTGCCACTCAAGCCCGGCTCGGCGACTCGACCTTTCCTTGGTATCGAAGCTGATGTTGTGCATGAGGACGGTTCACCCTGCGCACCGGATGAGGACGGGTTGCTAGTGATCAAAAACCCGTGGCCCGGTATGATGCGCACGATATTGAATGATCCACAGCGCTACGTAGAAGGCTACTGGCAGAAGGTGCCCCCCTACTACGCCGCCGGCGACAGTGCCCGTAAAGACAAGGATGGCTACATCTGGGTCATTGGCCGGTTGGACGACGTGATTAAGGTGTCAGGCTATCGCCTCGGTACCGCCGAAGTCGAGAGTGCGCTGGTCAGCCACCCGGCAGTGGCCGAAGCGGCTGCGATTGGTCTGCCGCACGAAGTGAAGGGCAATGCCATTCACGCCTTCGTGATCCTGCGCGCCGGCTACGAACCGAGCCACGACCTCGAAGAGAAGCTGCGGGCACACGTTGGTCACGAACTCGGCCCAATTGCCCGTCCCGACTCGATCACGTTTGTGACATCGCTGCCCAAGACGCGCTCCGGCAAGATTATGCGCCGCGTCTTGCGCGCCCGTGCCCTCGGTCTGCCCGAAGGCGATGTCTCAACGCTTGAGGAGTAATCGCGATAGTCGTACCGTGAGGTAAGGCAGACAGGAGCAGGCTACAATCCTGCTCCTGTTTGTTTATGTCATGTTGTGAATGGTATGCAGGTGGGTAAAAGCTCTCGCTCAAGACCTGCAACCTCCATAAGGCGGCCACACCTTCAGGTAGAGGTAACAAGTCGCGCTGACAGTAGCTACGGCGCCGTCACCCAGACTGTGCCGGTCAAACGTGCCCGGTAGGTAATCTGGTCACCGTCACGGGCAATTTCGGTTGGCGTGCCGACATAACTGATGGGTACGTTAGGGTTGATTTGGGCCTGATTGCCAAGTTCGCGCTGTACCCGTTCCTGATACATTGTGCGAAAAACCTCAAGCAGCTCCCTGTTCGATGTTCCAACTGGAACAGTAGCCTCAAGCTCATATTCAATAGTTTGCAATTCGCCGGACAAGGAGCCAGAATTACCCAGAATCAGCTCAATGACCGGCGCAGCCCAGGCAGGTCGGGTGACAATCACGTAGCCGCTAAACAGCGTCAAGGCAATGAGACCAAGCAGGATGAGTGACAGGACGATCTGCCCACCCAATCGCGACCGTGACGATGTTGTCGGCGATGGTGGCGGTTGTACCGGTGAAACGGTGGCTGGTGGTGCTGACCTTCGAGTACTAGCCGAAGAGGCGGCCCCACCCCCCTGGATCGAGATCGGAGGATCAGCGAAGATTGGTGGCCGTGGACGTGGTGGCGACACCGAAGCAGCCGACGGTGTCTGCCCTGCCGGACGAGCAGCAGCCGGTGCAGCAGGGGCACGTGGTGATGCGGGTCGGCTAACCTGTACCTGTACCGGTTGCGGTTGACGAGCAGGGATTAATGCCGCCCGAAACTCGTCCATAGTTGCAAAGCGATCAGCCGGAACTTTCTGCAATGCCCGTTCAAGGGCAGCACTGGTACGCTCCGAGATCGTCGGTACCAGTGTGCGCGCCGGCGGGAAGGAAAAGGGCATCTCTTGCGTGGGATCACGACCGGTCAACAGGTGATGCAGTGTGGCTGCCAGTGCGTAGACATCGGACTGTGGCGTTGCCAGCCCCTGGTATTGTTCAGGAGGCGCATAGCCCGGTGTACCAATCTGCGTCCCACGTTCGGTTGGCTTAAACAGCTTGGCAATCCCAAAATCGATCAGTTTGACATCACCGGATGGCTCGATCATCACATTAGACGGCTTCATGTCGCGGTAGATAAAGCCTTTGCCATGCAAATAACCGAGCACATCACAGATTTCATCGGCCCAGCGCAGTACCCGCTGCTCATCGATGCGCCCTTCGCGTTCGATGATCTGTTCGAGATCCTCACCGCGAATAAAATCCATCGTCAGGTAGTGCCGTCCCTCATCGGTAAAGTGGCTATAGACACGCGGGATACGCGGATGGCGCAGTCGTTGCAATAATTCGGCTTCAGCGTTAAAGCGCTCAACCGCTTCGGCCCGCTCGTTTGGATCGGCAAAGCGGTCGAGCATCTCTTTAATCGCGTAGACCTGTCCGTCCTGATCGATCCCTTCGTACACAGCGCCCTGGCCACCACGCTTCACAATGCGCGTGATCACGTAACGCCGGCGATCAGTTGGCCGGTCATTGTTCAATACCACATCGTGACCACAATGCTGGCAAAATTTCGCCCGCCGTAGATTCGGCTTATGACAGATTGGGCAGAGGATTTCGGTCACCTCAGCCATATGACTCCATGCTGTTGTAATAGGCGAGCGTTGCACCATCATCGTTACCGCGTATTTGAACCAGTGGGCCTGAACCTACAAGATAATACGCAGATAACAATGATTGAGTTGCAATCACAGAAAATTCTTCGCCCGGTACCCTAACCAGCCCAATGCGCTCGGATCATCACGCCAGTTTGGACGCACCTTGACCCACAAATCGAGGTACACCGGTCGCCCTAGCATGCGCTCAATCGAAGCGCGGGCAGCACTGCCTATTTTCTTCAGCATACCACCACCGGCACCGATCAGGATACCTTTCTGGCTCTCCTTCTCGACATTAATTGTCATACGGATGTAGGTGGCCGTCTCTTTCTCTTGCCACTCTTCAACTTCAATGGCAATGGCGTGCGGTACCTCTTGCTGAAGGTAGAAGAGAGCTTTCTCACGCACAAACTCGGCAGCCAGTTGCTGCTCGGTTTGATCGGTCATCTGATCAAGCGGATAGAGTGGTGGGCCTTCGGGTAAGCGGGCACTAATCTCGCTCAGTAACGCTGTCAGACCTAACCGACGTCGGGCCGAGATCGCAATCTCCATCTCCCACTGACCCAATTCACGATAGGCGGGTAGATAGTTCTCACCGGGGCGTTTTGGCTTCTGATCAACCTTATTCAACACCAACAGCTTATGCCCACGAGCACGCTGCACCTGCTGCGCAATCATCCGATCAAGCCGAGTAGGCGGTTGACTTATGTCAACCATAAAACAGATCACATCAGCGTTGGGGAGCGTGCGTTCGGCCAGTTCGACCATCAGTTTTCCCAATCGATGACTGGGTTCGTGAATACCGGGTGTGTCGATGAAGATAATCTGCTCCCCCGGTCGTGAAAGAATACCGCGTACCGGGACGCGCGTCGTCTGCGGGCGGGGTGAGACGATAGCAACTTTTTCACCCAACAATGCATTGAGCAGGGTACTCTTACCGACATTCGGCTTGCCGACCAGCGCGACAAAACCCGACCGCCATTGGAGCGGCTCTTCTGCAACCGGCGTTGCCGGTTCTTCGTCTGAATCAGGCAGATCATCGGCAGAGATTGCCGGCGGCGTGAACACAACCGGCCCTTCGCCGTCAACCGGTTCATCGTCGAATGTCACCATCAACGGCGTCAACCGTTGCAATCGTTCGGGAGTACGCCACTCTTCCGGCAACGCCAGCTCAATCCCCAACACCAGATCATCATCATCAAGATCGAGGATGGCCGTCTCGCTCAACGTGATCGTCTCTACCGGATCCTCATCGGCAATCCGAATGTAGAGATGACCATATTCCCCGTCGAGCCAGTTATACGACCCCTCCAGCACCAGTTCGAGCTGGCTAAGAATCACCTCATCGTCGAGATCGAGTCGGCAACCGAAGATTGCCCCTTGCGCATCAAGCAACAGGCTAACCGGGTATTCCATTACTGCCGTCGCCTGCCCCTCTTCAATGTCGGTGAAGTAGAGATAGAGGGTACCGACGTCTGGATCAAGCGAACAATATTTCATACGATTATCCCTGTGAACCGAGCGCCACTTCACCGGTCACCGTTTCTTGCTGAGCCGCTGTATGCGGTTGATCGGTATCAGATGGCGTTTCGGGCTGATCGGTCAATTTTCGATAGATATAACTGAGCAGAATACGAATAACGGCTGCGATAGGAATTGAGATAAAGAGACCGAAGGCACCAGCCAGAGCACCGCCGGCCAGAATCGCAAAGATGACCACACCCGGATGCAGGCGGACGAGCGGCCCCATCACGTTGGGAATGATAAAATGATCCTCGATCTGGCGCAACACAAAATAGATGATACCGAGCAACACGGCCAGAGCGACGTTAGAAAGACCAAACGGCGTCACCGGCTGGAAGAGCGCTACGGTCATTGCGATGCCGGCAGCCGACCACGGCCCAATGATTGGCAAAATCTCCAACACCCCAGATGCAA
This genomic window from Chloroflexus aurantiacus J-10-fl contains:
- the era gene encoding GTPase Era, coding for MKYCSLDPDVGTLYLYFTDIEEGQATAVMEYPVSLLLDAQGAIFGCRLDLDDEVILSQLELVLEGSYNWLDGEYGHLYIRIADEDPVETITLSETAILDLDDDDLVLGIELALPEEWRTPERLQRLTPLMVTFDDEPVDGEGPVVFTPPAISADDLPDSDEEPATPVAEEPLQWRSGFVALVGKPNVGKSTLLNALLGEKVAIVSPRPQTTRVPVRGILSRPGEQIIFIDTPGIHEPSHRLGKLMVELAERTLPNADVICFMVDISQPPTRLDRMIAQQVQRARGHKLLVLNKVDQKPKRPGENYLPAYRELGQWEMEIAISARRRLGLTALLSEISARLPEGPPLYPLDQMTDQTEQQLAAEFVREKALFYLQQEVPHAIAIEVEEWQEKETATYIRMTINVEKESQKGILIGAGGGMLKKIGSAARASIERMLGRPVYLDLWVKVRPNWRDDPSALGWLGYRAKNFL
- the prpE gene encoding propionate--CoA ligase, coding for MGYEAVYRRSIEEPEAYWAEFAAELHWYKPWEKVLDNSNPPFTRWFVGGETNLCYNAVDRHALGGRRGQAALIWESAETGQSRTLTYFELYREVNRLAGLFHNLGVRKGDRIIIYMPMVPEAIFAMLACVRIGAIHSVVFGGFSVTSLASRIDDAEPVLIVTADAGMRKGQPVPLKEIVDKALAEANTDSVRDVLVLNRGLVPVELKKGRDLDWYEQLAKRGERYVEPVPVASTDPSYILYTSGTTGKPKGVVRDTGGYMVALYASMSTIYNCGDGDVFWSTSDIGWVVGHSYIVYAPLLKGVPTVVYEGRPDHPDPGVWWRVIEKYGVTHVFTAPTALRALRKFPEHWMRDADISSLKLLYAAGEPLDAPTYEWASAALGVPVIDHYWQTESGWPMVTNPVGVELLPIKPGSPTKPAFGHRLEVVDADGNPVPPGEKGFLVEHGPLPPGTLLTLWNDDERFVKGYWGHFKDKLLYMTGDYAIKDADGYLFMLGRADEVLNVSGHRLGTREIEEVVSAHPAVAEASVIGVRDELKGEDVLVVAVLKQHITPQMQDDIANEIRQLVRERIGPIATPKAVHFVSMLPKTRSGKIMRRVIRAVYQGDNLGDLSTIEDDATVDMVREAIELLRGDLS
- the acs gene encoding acetate--CoA ligase, with translation MTETRDVALPDTSELYYPDPALVEQSNVMAYARSKGFNSYDELYQWTISHREEFWADMASQLEWFKPWDKVLDDSNKPFYQWFVGGKTNIVYNAIDRHLKTWRKNKLALIWEGEDGSQRTYSYYQLNYEVSRIANVLKSMGVKKGDIVTIYMPRIPELMFSMLACAKIGAAHSVVYGGFSEAALADRLADAKSKVLITADGGYMRGKVVELKKIVNEALSRTPTVQTCLVFRHTNHGAPMEQGRDFWMHDLLGLPIANGHCPTEEMDAEDMLFILYTSGTTGKPKGVVHTHGGYMVGTYTTLKFVFDIKDEDRYWCAADPGWITGHSFIVYAPLINGATSFMYEGAPNYPYPDRWWSMVAKHGITILYTAPTAIRGLMRFGDLWPSRHDLSTLRLLGSVGEPINPEAWKWFYEKIGHGRCPIMDTWWQTETGHFMITPTPAVPLKPGSATRPFLGIEADVVHEDGSPCAPDEDGLLVIKNPWPGMMRTILNDPQRYVEGYWQKVPPYYAAGDSARKDKDGYIWVIGRLDDVIKVSGYRLGTAEVESALVSHPAVAEAAAIGLPHEVKGNAIHAFVILRAGYEPSHDLEEKLRAHVGHELGPIARPDSITFVTSLPKTRSGKIMRRVLRARALGLPEGDVSTLEE
- a CDS encoding serine/threonine protein kinase → MAEVTEILCPICHKPNLRRAKFCQHCGHDVVLNNDRPTDRRRYVITRIVKRGGQGAVYEGIDQDGQVYAIKEMLDRFADPNERAEAVERFNAEAELLQRLRHPRIPRVYSHFTDEGRHYLTMDFIRGEDLEQIIEREGRIDEQRVLRWADEICDVLGYLHGKGFIYRDMKPSNVMIEPSGDVKLIDFGIAKLFKPTERGTQIGTPGYAPPEQYQGLATPQSDVYALAATLHHLLTGRDPTQEMPFSFPPARTLVPTISERTSAALERALQKVPADRFATMDEFRAALIPARQPQPVQVQVSRPASPRAPAAPAAARPAGQTPSAASVSPPRPRPPIFADPPISIQGGGAASSASTRRSAPPATVSPVQPPPSPTTSSRSRLGGQIVLSLILLGLIALTLFSGYVIVTRPAWAAPVIELILGNSGSLSGELQTIEYELEATVPVGTSNRELLEVFRTMYQERVQRELGNQAQINPNVPISYVGTPTEIARDGDQITYRARLTGTVWVTAP